A window of the Lepus europaeus isolate LE1 chromosome 5, mLepTim1.pri, whole genome shotgun sequence genome harbors these coding sequences:
- the FAM43B gene encoding protein FAM43B produces MLPWRRNKFVLVEDEAKCKAKSLSPGLAYTSLLSSFLRSCPDLLPDWPLERLGRVFRSRRQKVELNKEDPTYTVWYLGNAVTLHAKGDGCTDDAVNKIWARCGPGGGTKMKLTLGPHGIRMQPCERGGAGGSGGRRPAHAYLLPRITYCTADGRHPRVFAWVYRHQARHKAVVLRCHAVLLARAHKARALARLLRQTALAAFSDFKRLQRQSDARHVRQQHLRAGGAAASVPRAPLRRLLNAKCAYRPPPTERGRGAPRLSSIQEEDEEAAEDVEERQGEAPQRERPEVLSLARELRTCSLRGAPAPPPPPPPPPPPPPAQPRRWKAGARERAGQAR; encoded by the coding sequence ATGCTGCCCTGGAGACGTAACAAATTCGTGCTGGTGGAGGACGAGGCCAAGTGCAAGGCGAAGAGCCTGAGTCCCGGGCTCGCCTACACGTCGctgctctccagcttcctgcgctCCTGCCCGGACCTGCTGCCCGACTGGCCGCTCGAGCGCCTGGGCCGCGTGTTCCGCAGCCGGCGCCAGAAAGTGGAGCTCAACAAGGAGGACCCCACCTACACCGTGTGGTACCTGGGCAACGCCGTCACCCTGCACGCCAAGGGCGACGGCTGCACCGACGACGCCGTGAACAAGATCTGGGCGCGCTGCGGGCCGGGCGGGGGCACCAAGATGAAGCTGACGCTGGGGCCGCACGGGATCCGCATGCAGCCGTGCGAGCGCGGTGGCGCCGGCGGCTCCGGGGGCCGCAGGCCGGCACACGCCTACCTGCTGCCGCGCATCACCTACTGCACGGCGGACGGCCGCCACCCGCGCGTCTTCGCCTGGGTCTACCGCCACCAGGCTCGCCACAAGGCCGTGGTGCTGCGCTGCCACGCCGTGCTGCTGGCGCGGGCGCACAAGGCGCGCGCCCTGGCCCGCCTGCTCCGCCAGACCGCGCTGGCGGCCTTCAGCGACTTCAAGCGCCTGCAGCGCCAGAGCGACGCGCGCCACGTGCGCCAGCAGCACCTGCGCGCGGGGGGCGCCGCTGCCTCGGTGCCCCGCGCCCCGCTGCGCCGCCTGCTCAACGCCAAGTGCGCCTACCGGCCGCCGCCGACCGAGCGCGGCCGCGGGGCGCCGCGCCTCAGCAGCATccaggaggaggacgaggaggcgGCGGAGGACGTGGAGGAGCGCCAGGGAGAAGCCCCCCAGCGCGAGCGGCCTGAGGTGCTCAGCCTGGCCCGGGAGCTGAGGACGTGCAGCCTGCGGGGCGCCCcggcgccgccaccgccgccgccgccgccgccgccgccgccgcccgcgcagCCCCGCCGCTGGAAGGCCGGCGCCAGGGAGCGCGCGGGCCAGGCGCGCTGA